From Microtus ochrogaster isolate Prairie Vole_2 unplaced genomic scaffold, MicOch1.0 UNK66, whole genome shotgun sequence, one genomic window encodes:
- the LOC106144418 gene encoding histone H4 has protein sequence MSGRGKGGKGLGKGGAKRHRKVLRDNIQGITKPAIRRLARRGGVKRISGLIYEETRGVLKVFLENVIRDAVTYTEHAKRKTVTAMDVVYALKRQGRTLYGFGG, from the coding sequence ATGTCTGGTCGAGGCAAGGGCGGGAAAGGCCTGGGCAAAGGCGGCGCCAAGCGCCACCGCAAGGTCCTGCGCGACAACATCCAGGGCATCACTAAGCCCGCCATCCGCCGCCTGGCCCGGCGTGGAGGAGTCAAGCGCATCTCTGGCCTCATCTACGAGGAGACCCGCGGGGTGCTGAAGGTGTTCCTGGAGAACGTGATCCGCGACGCGGTCACCTACACGGAGCACGCCAAGCGCAAGACCGTCACGGCCATGGACGTGGTCTACGCGCTCAAGCGCCAGGGCCGCACCCTCTATGGCTTCGGCGGCTGA
- the LOC101985219 gene encoding histone H2A type 1-E-like: MSGRGKQGGKARAKAKTRSSRAGLQFPVGRVHRLLRKGNYAERVGAGAPVYLAAVLEYLTAEILELAGNAARDNKKTRIIPRHLQLAIRNDEELNKLLGRVTIAQGGVLPNIQAVLLPKKTESSHKAKGK, encoded by the coding sequence ATGTCAGGACGAGGCAAACAGGGCGGCAAGGCTCGCGCCAAGGCCAAGACCCGCTCCTCCCGGGCCGGCCTGCAGTTCCCCGTAGGCCGCGTGCACCGCCTCCTCCGCAAGGGCAACTACGCGGAGCGGGTGGGCGCCGGCGCCCCGGTGTACCTGGCGGCCGTGCTGGAGTACCTGACGGCCGAGATCCTGGAGCTGGCTGGCAACGCGGCCCGCGACAACAAGAAGACGCGCATCATCCCGCGCCACCTGCAGCTGGCCATCCGCAACGACGAGGAGCTCAACAAGCTGCTGGGCCGCGTGACGATCGCGCAGGGCGGCGTCCTGCCCAACATCCAGGCGGTGCTGCTGCCCAAGAAAACCGAGAGCAGCCACAAGGCCAAGGGGAAATAA
- the LOC101986063 gene encoding histone H2B type 1-H, with amino-acid sequence MPDPAKSAPAPKKGSKKAVTKAQKKDGKKRKRSRKESYSVYVYKVLKQVHPDTGISSKAMGIMNSFVNDIFERIAGEASRLAHYNKRSTITSREIQTAVRLLLPGELAKHAVSEGTKAVTKYTSSK; translated from the coding sequence ATGCCTGATCCTGCGAAATCCGCGCCCGCCCCGAAGAAGGGCTCCAAGAAGGCCGTGACCAAGGCCCAGAAGAAGGACGGCAAGAAGCGCAAGCGCAGCCGCAAGGAGAGCTACTCGGTGTACGTGTACAAGGTGCTGAAGCAGGTCCACCCCGACACCGGCATCTCCTCCAAGGCCATGGGCATCATGAACTCGTTCGTCAACGACATCTTCGAGCGCATCGCGGGCGAGGCGTCGCGCCTGGCGCATTACAACAAGCGCTCGACCATCACGTCCCGGGAGATCCAGACGGCCGTGCGCCTGCTGCTGCCCGGGGAGCTGGCCAAGCACGCCGTGTCCGAGGGCACCAAGGCCGTCACCAAGTACACCAGCTCCAAGTGA
- the LOC101990879 gene encoding vomeronasal type-1 receptor 4-like yields MKLEMFLNVDEITIFLLLTGLGTMANVSVFVNQICIFVGSRKKSIHLILIHLAFTNIIMLLLKGMQITIEALGLRHFLGDLGCHILHYLRRVARGLSICTSSLLTVVQAIIISPRVSWWGSLKLRSPGYVLLSLLFFWILNSVISMNILHSIRNRGTNTLQLSNGKYCYFRKESQKMNNIFLMLMVLRDTVFQGAMGGASGYMVLLLHKHHQHVLYLQNSKLLYRTPPELRAAQSALLLMLCFLFFYWTDCFISLHLSFSWKNDSLTMHFQEFLTLGYAVFSPWILIHRDGHLAKCWHAQ; encoded by the coding sequence ATGAAATTAGAAATGTTTTTGAATGTTGATGAAATAACAATATTTCTTCTTCTAACTGGACTTGGCACTATGGctaatgtttctgtttttgtcaATCAAATATGCATTTTTGTGGGCTCTAGAAAGAAATCCATACACCTTATTCTCATCCACTTGGCTTTTACAAATATTATAATGCTTTTGCTCAAGGGCATGCAAATAACAATTGAAGCCTTAGGTCTGAGACACTTCCTAGGGGACTTAGGCTGTCACATTCTTCATTATTTAAGAAGGGTGGCCCGGGGCCTCTCCATCTGCACCAGCAGCCTCCTCACTGTGGTCCAGGCCATCATCATCAGTCCCAGAGTCTCTTGGTGGGGGAGTCTCAAACTGAGGTCTCCAGGGTATGTGCTTCTCTCCCTGCTTTTTTTCTGGATTCTCAATTCTGTGATCAGCATGAACATCCTCCATTCCATCAGAAACAGAGGTACAAACACACTGCAACTGAGTAATGGTAAATATTgttatttcagaaaagaaagtcagaaaatgaACAACATTTTTCTCATGCTCATGGTCCTAAGAGACACTGTGTTTCAGGGAGCCATGGGAGGTGCTAGTGGCTACATGGTACTTCTTCTCCACAAGCACCACCAGCATGTCCTCTACCTTCAGAACTCCAAGCTTCTCTACAGAACTCCccctgagctgagagctgctcaGAGTGCCCTCCTTCTgatgctctgttttcttttcttctactggacagattgtttcatttctttacatttatctTTCTCTTGGAAGAATGACTCCTTAACAATGCATTTTCAAGAATTTCTGACCCTTGGTTATGCAGTTTTCAGTCCATGGATACTGATTCACAGGGATGGACATCTGGCTAAATGTTGGCATGCTCAGTAA
- the LOC101986341 gene encoding vomeronasal type-1 receptor 4-like — MVLKFTKQIVFLFMTVFGTLGNISVSVNYMISWWGSTEKKPIHLILIHLAFTNIIILFAKGLPNTMVAFGLRNFLDDIGCKILIYLERVSRGVSICTSSLLTVVQAIIISPRASGWRRLRPQSAWHILPFFSFFWILNALISVNLIHSITSINLNISQLKNGYSYCHFMLESQKTKWIILPLMVLRDAVFQGAMGGASGYMVLLLHKHHQHVLYLQNSKLLYRTPPELRAAQSVLLLMLCFVFFYWTDCAFSLLLSLSLGNNSETIIVREFLVLGYAIFSPLVLIHRDGLLAECWHAHWKKLRNCLSHLSV; from the coding sequence atggttttgaaatttaCTAAGCAAATAGTTTTCCTCTTCATGACTGTGTTTGGCACTCTGGggaacatttctgtttctgtgaattataTGATCAGTTGGTGGGGGAGCACTGAGAAGAAACCCATCCACCTTATTCTCATCCACTTGGCTTTTACAAACATCATAATTCTTTTTGCAAAAGGATTGCCAAACACAATGGTAGCTTTTGGTTTGAGAAACTTCCTAGATGACATTGGATGTAAAATCCTAATTTACTTGGAGAGGGTTTCCCGTGGGGTCTCCATCTGCACCAGCAGTCTCCTCACTGTGGTCCAGGCCATCATCATCAGTCCCAGAGCATCTGGGTGGAGGAGGCTCAGACCACAGTCTGCGTGGCacatccttccattcttttcattcttttggataCTCAATGCTTTAATAAGTGTGAACCTAATTCATTCCATCACAAGTATAAACCTGAATATATCACAGCTTAAGAATGGTTACAGCTACTGTCATTTTATGCtagaaagtcagaaaacaaaatggattaTTCTCCCTCTCATGGTCCTGAGAGATGCTGTGTTTCAGGGAGCCATGGGAGGtgccagtggctacatggtacTTCTTCTCCACAAGCACCACCAGCATGTCCTCTACCTTCAGAACTCCAAGCTTCTCTACAGAACTCCccctgagctgagagctgctcaGAGTGTCCTTCTTctgatgctctgttttgttttcttctattggaCTGACTGTGCTTTTTCTCTATTATTAAGTCTCTCTTTAGGAAACAATTCTGAGACGATAATTGTTCGAGAATTTCTGGTCCTTGGTTATGCAATTTTCAGCCCCCTTGTGCTGATTCACAGGGATGGACTTTTGGCTGAGTGTTGGCATGCTCACTGGAAGAAATTGAGAAATTGTCTTTCTCATTTATCTGTTTAG
- the LOC101986631 gene encoding vomeronasal type-1 receptor 4-like: MVLKFIKETVFLLMTMVGTLGNISVSVNYMFSWGGGPEKKPIHLILIHVTFTNIIILLAKGLTNTMVTFGLRNFLDEIGCKILIYLTRVARGVSICTSGLLTVVQAIIISPRASGWRRLRPQSAWHILPFFSFFWILNALIGMNLIHSITSTSLNISQFKSESNCYFMLESQKIKWIVLSLMVLRDAVFQGAMGGTSGYMVFLLHKHHQHVLYLQNSKLLYRTPPELRAAQSVLLLMLCFVFFYWTDCAFSLFLSLSSVDNSLMVNIQEFMTLGYATFSPIVLIHRDQLLTECWHAQWEKLRKCLSPLSVQ, translated from the coding sequence atggttttgaaatttattaaGGAAACAGTTTTTCTCTTAATGACTATGGTTGGCACCCTGggaaacatttctgtttctgtgaattataTGTTCAGTTGGGGCGGAGGCCCTGAGAAGAAACCCATACACCTTATTCTTATCCACGTGACTTTTACAAACATCATAATCCTTCTTGCAAAGGGATTGACAAACACAATGGTAACTTTTGGTTTGAGAAACTTCCTAGATGAGATAGGATGTAAGATCCTCATTTACCTGACAAGGGTGGCCCGTGGGGTCTCCATCTGCACCAGCGGTCTCCTCACTGTGGTCCAGGCCATCATCATCAGTCCCAGAGCATCTGGGTGGAGGAGGCTCAGACCACAGTCTGCATGGCacatccttccattcttttcattcttttggataCTCAATGCTTTAATAGGTATGAACCTAATCCATTCCATCACAAGTACAAGCCTGAATATATCACAGTTTAAGAGTGAAAGCAACTGTTATTTTATGCtagaaagtcagaaaataaaatggattgtTCTATCTCTCATGGTCCTGAGAGATGCTGTGTTTCAGGGAGCCATGGGAGGCaccagtggctacatggtattTCTTCTCCACAAGCACCACCAGCATGTCCTCTACCTTCAGAACTCCAAGCTTCTCTACAGAACTCCccctgagctgagagctgctcaGAGTGTCCTCCTTctgatgctctgttttgttttcttctattggactgactgtgctttttctctatttttaagtcTCTCTTCAGTGGACAATTCCTTGATGGTAAACATTCAAGAATTTATGACTCTTGGTTATGCAACTTTTAGCCCCATTGTGTTGATTCACAGGGATCAACTTCTGACTGAGTGTTGGCATGCTCAGTGggagaaattgagaaaatgtctctctccTTTATCTGTTCAATGA